A single window of Watersipora subatra chromosome 9, tzWatSuba1.1, whole genome shotgun sequence DNA harbors:
- the LOC137404588 gene encoding superoxide dismutase [Cu-Zn]-like — MSVKAVCVLRGDGAVTGVINFEQNGDSCNITGEITGLAPGEHGFHVHEFGDNTNGCISAGPHYNPHGKTHGAPADSERHVGDLGNVTADASGKAAIGITDNQVTLVGPLSAIGRTVVIHADVDDLGKGGHELSSTTGNAGGRLACGVIGICK; from the exons ATGTCTGTGAAGGCAGTGTGTGTTCTCAGAGGCGACGGTGCTGTAACTGGAGTGATCAATTTTGAGCAG AATGGAGACTCCTGCAATATAACTGGTGAGATAACTGGATTGGCTCCTGGTGAACACGGCTTTCACGTTCATGAGTTTGGCGACAATACTAATG GGTGCATCAGTGCTGGTCCTCACTATAATCCACATGGTAAGACGCATGGTGCACCTGCTGATTCTGAGAG ACATGTTGGAGATCTGGGCAATGTTACCGCTGACGCCTCTGGAAAGGCAGCCATCGGCATCACTGATAACCAGGTGACTTTGGTGGGCCCCCTCTCAGCCATCGGTAGAACGGTGGTTATCCACGCTGATGTTGACGACCTTGGCAAGGGTGGCCATGAGCTGAGCTCGACCACAGGCAATGCAGGAGGTCGCCTTGCTTGTGGAGTTATTGGTATCTGCAAGTGA